One window of Triticum dicoccoides isolate Atlit2015 ecotype Zavitan chromosome 5A, WEW_v2.0, whole genome shotgun sequence genomic DNA carries:
- the LOC119298990 gene encoding pentatricopeptide repeat-containing protein At4g21190-like: protein MLSLWCWAPAFGIAFERAVVLRPRKFNSLVVCGARGPRPRYPRVWKTDKRIGTVSKSQKLVKCIKGLSNVKEEVYGALDSFVAWELEFPLIAVKKALKTLEDEKEWKRIIQVIKWMFNKGQGKTMGSYQTLLNALVEDGRIEEAEELFQKIFSRYMEGLPRIFFMKIISLYYRLGSYEKMFEVFADMEELGVRPDTSIVRMLGDVFMKLEMLDKYEKLNRKYPLPKFEYRYIKGKRIRIRVYPDDSTEEVTQRDSGRDEPEDAGSMNPDNELKEVPGTGLDMNVLGDAASGDLEFV from the exons ATGCTTTCCCTGTGGTGTTGGGCGCCCGCATTCGGTATAGCATTCGAGAGAGCCGTCGTTCTGCGGCCGCGAAAGTTCAACTCTCTAGTG GTTTGCGGTGCCAGGGGTCCGAGGCCGAGATATCCTCGCGTGTGGAAAACTGATAAGAGAATCGGAACCGTGTCCAAGTCGCAGAAGCTTGTCAAATGT ATTAAGGGTTTGTCTAATGTAAAGGAGGAGGTTTATGGTGCTCTTGATTCATTTGTTGCATGGGAACTGGAGTTTCCCTTGATAGCGGTAAAGAAAGCACTGAAGACGCTTGAAGATGAGAAGGAATGGAAAAGAATAATTCAG GTTATCAAGTGGATGTTCAATAAAGGTCAAGGGAAGACCATGGGAAGCTATCAAACTTTATTAAATGCTTTAGTCGAGGATGGACGAATTGAGGAAGCAGAAGAGCTATTTCAAAAGATATTCTCGAGATACATGGAGGGTTTGCCCCGTatttttttcatgaaaataatCTCCTTGTATTACAGATTGGGGTCATACGAGAAGATGTTTGAG GTTTTTGCTGATATGGAAGAGCTGGGTGTTCGACCTGATACCTCGATTGTCAGGATGCTCGGTGATGTATTTATGAAGCTAGAGATGTTGGACAAATACGAAAAGTTAAATAGGAAATATCCACTGCCAAAATTTGAATACCGATACATCAAAGGCAAGCGCATAAGGATAAGGGTTTATCCAGACGATAGTACTGAAGAGGTAACACAGAGAGACTCTGGTAGAGATGAACCGGAAGATGCAGGAAGCATGAATCCTGACAATGAATTGAAAGAAGTGCCAGGAACAGGCCTGGACATGAATGTATTAGGCGATGCGGCTTCTGGAGACCTTGAATTTGTATAG
- the LOC119298989 gene encoding single myb histone 5-like — protein MGAPKQKWTAEEEAALKAGIGKHGAGKWRTILKDPEFSNILRYRSNVDLKDKWRNMNVTVNASGTRDKVRTTTTTTPTAKKPRSAPKQENHPTAITTITSDGDDDVVDVKPIIKPIVTFTTGSGNKSLSRLENIILEAVKTLNEPTGSYKTAVANYIEEQYWPPADFDHVLSAKLNELTSSGKLMKVNRKYRIAPSSSFLEGRSSKMLLLDDIKKEPTKVEKVERDGFTAHTKSQVDAELARMRNMSAEEAAAAAARAVAEADAIMAEAEAAMREAEAAEADAVAAQAFAEAAMLTLKNRSSAKLIIRG, from the exons ATGGGGGCACCGAAGCAGAAGTggacggcggaggaggaggcggcgctcaAGGCCGGGATAGGCAAGCACGGGGCCGGGAAATGGCGCACCATACTCAAGGACCCCGAGTTCAGCAACATCCTGCGCTACCGCTCTAACGTTGACCTCAAG GACAAGTGGCGGAACATGAATGTCACGGTGAACGCGTCGGGCACTCGCGACAaagtgaggacgacgaccacgacgaCACCCACGGCTAAGAAGCCGAGGTCTGCTCCGAAGCAGGAAAACCACCCGACGGCGATCACCACCATCACCTCCGACGGCGATGATGACGTCGTCGACGTGAAGCCTATCATAAAGCCTATTGTGACGTTTACTACAGGTTCAGGGAATAAATCGCTATCCAG GCTAGAAAATATCATACTGGAGGCCGTGAAGACCTTGAATGAGCCTACAGGGTCATACAAAACAGCCGTTGCTAATTACATAGAG GAACAATACTGGCCACCTGCTGATTTTGATCATGTACTGTCTGCAAAACTGAATGAGTTGACATCATCtgggaaattgatgaag GTGAATCGGAAGTACAGGATAGCCCCTAGCTCGTCCTTTTTAGAAGGGCGAAGCTCCAAAATGCTGCTGCTTGATGATATAAAAAAGGAGCCAACCAAGGTAGAGAAGGTAGAGCGGGATGGCTTTACAGCCCACACCAAATCTCAGGTAGATGCTGAACTTGCACGGATGAGAAACATGAGCGCAGAAGAGGCTGCAGCTGCAGCAGCTCGTGCGGTTGCTGAGGCAGACGCTATCATGGCGGAAGCTGAAGCCGCAATGAGGGAAGCGGAGGCTGCAGAAGCTGATGCTGTAGCTGCACAAGCCTTTGCGGAAGCAGCAATGTTGACATTAAAAAACAGGAGTTCCGCAAAATTG ATCATTCGAGGTTGA